One Bacteroidia bacterium DNA segment encodes these proteins:
- a CDS encoding PD40 domain-containing protein has product MKRVFNILLSLVFILAFTFSSFSQAEILGDADSNFEDENYEVALKQYLKIIKKYKDDPKVNYRVGYCYLKTNYNKGKALPYLLFADSVKGSSFESIQFDLAQAYFYRHNFENATSFAKKYLSLKTRNSQELAALDRFMEMCSNAKTLVAKPLKVTFVNLGDNINSPQDDFIPFITEDETFMVFSSARKYNNEYQQFIRGVYLSSKSGGAWQKAKAASAKINTDENAEAVGINKDGSLILAHVDRLSAPNEIYFSQKNKAGSYSELADIGNNINSKYGEAGASISQTGDTMFFASDRPGGKGGFDIYYAIKLPDQTWGIPVNLGEPVNTENDENYPNITAEGTTLYFSSTGHNSMGGYDVFRSRLIENKWAEPKNLGYPINDTYDNYNIALTSNARYGYISKFEEDGLGGLDIYRVIFNDIPQTNIIYTGRIMVGDSLTAVPFNKVDSILTINVYNKDKNNAVFATYQPSKTGKYTIALPPGSWKLEIVGKAYLPYSKDILIRDEQPLQVLVLRNIYLKKK; this is encoded by the coding sequence ATGAAACGAGTTTTTAATATATTACTGTCGCTGGTTTTTATTCTGGCATTTACTTTTTCATCATTTTCGCAGGCAGAAATATTAGGAGATGCTGATTCAAATTTTGAAGATGAAAATTATGAGGTAGCATTAAAACAATATTTAAAAATTATTAAGAAGTATAAAGATGATCCGAAGGTTAATTACAGAGTTGGATATTGTTATTTGAAAACAAATTACAATAAAGGAAAGGCACTTCCTTATCTTTTGTTTGCAGATAGTGTTAAGGGTTCCAGCTTTGAGTCAATACAATTTGATCTGGCACAGGCATACTTTTATCGTCATAATTTTGAAAATGCAACATCATTTGCTAAGAAATATTTGAGCCTGAAAACCCGAAATTCACAGGAGTTAGCTGCACTTGACAGATTTATGGAAATGTGTAGTAATGCAAAAACATTAGTGGCTAAACCACTTAAGGTAACTTTTGTTAATCTTGGAGATAATATTAATTCTCCTCAGGATGATTTTATTCCGTTTATTACAGAAGATGAAACATTCATGGTTTTTTCATCAGCTCGTAAATACAATAACGAGTATCAGCAATTTATCAGAGGGGTTTATTTAAGTTCAAAGAGTGGTGGTGCCTGGCAAAAAGCAAAAGCTGCAAGTGCAAAAATTAACACCGATGAAAATGCTGAAGCTGTTGGTATAAATAAAGACGGTTCTTTAATTTTAGCACATGTTGACAGGTTAAGTGCACCAAATGAGATCTATTTTTCACAAAAAAATAAAGCTGGAAGTTATTCAGAACTAGCAGATATTGGAAATAATATTAATTCAAAATATGGCGAAGCTGGTGCTTCAATATCACAAACAGGAGATACTATGTTTTTTGCCAGTGATCGTCCGGGTGGTAAAGGTGGTTTCGATATTTATTATGCAATTAAATTACCCGACCAAACATGGGGAATTCCGGTTAACTTAGGAGAACCTGTAAATACAGAGAATGATGAAAATTACCCAAATATTACAGCAGAAGGTACAACGTTGTATTTTTCTTCTACTGGTCATAACTCAATGGGTGGGTATGATGTATTCAGAAGCAGATTAATTGAAAATAAATGGGCCGAACCAAAAAATTTAGGTTACCCGATTAATGATACATATGATAATTATAATATTGCACTTACTTCAAATGCAAGGTATGGTTATATAAGTAAATTCGAAGAAGATGGATTGGGTGGTTTGGATATATACAGAGTTATTTTTAATGATATTCCTCAAACAAATATTATTTACACCGGAAGAATAATGGTTGGTGACTCTCTTACTGCTGTTCCTTTTAATAAGGTGGATTCAATTCTTACTATTAATGTATATAACAAAGATAAAAATAATGCTGTTTTTGCAACTTATCAACCCAGTAAAACAGGGAAATATACTATAGCATTACCTCCGGGAAGCTGGAAACTTGAGATTGTAGGCAAAGCTTATCTTCCATATTCAAAAGATATACTTATTAGAGATGAGCAACCCCTACAAGTCCTTGTGTTACGAAATATCTACCTTAAGAAAAAATAA
- a CDS encoding fumarylacetoacetate hydrolase family protein, with the protein MKIICVGRNYAEHAKELKNDVPTEPVMFFKPDCALLRNNQPFYIPSFSKNLHYEVEIVFKINKVGKSISKKFAHRYYDSIAVGIDFTARDLQEKCRTKGLPWEISKAFDNSAAISRFISLDDVKNINDLNFSLLQNGELVQKGNTSDMIFHIDSVIEYISQFVTLKVGDLIYTGTPSGVGPVNIGDRLQAFIEDKKMMDFEIK; encoded by the coding sequence ATGAAAATTATTTGCGTAGGTCGTAATTACGCCGAACATGCCAAAGAACTTAAGAATGATGTTCCAACCGAACCTGTAATGTTTTTTAAACCCGATTGTGCATTGTTACGTAACAACCAACCATTTTATATCCCATCATTCTCAAAAAACTTGCATTACGAAGTTGAAATTGTTTTTAAAATTAATAAAGTTGGAAAATCAATTTCTAAAAAATTTGCTCACAGATATTATGACAGTATTGCTGTTGGCATTGACTTTACTGCCCGTGATCTACAGGAAAAATGCAGAACAAAAGGACTCCCATGGGAAATAAGCAAAGCATTTGATAACTCTGCAGCTATATCACGTTTTATTTCTCTGGATGATGTTAAGAATATTAATGACCTTAATTTTTCTTTATTACAGAATGGTGAACTAGTGCAAAAGGGAAATACTTCCGATATGATTTTTCATATTGACTCTGTAATTGAATATATTTCGCAATTTGTTACATTAAAAGTTGGCGATTTAATTTATACCGGAACTCCATCAGGTGTTGGTCCTGTTAATATTGGCGACAGACTTCAGGCATTTATCGAAGATAAAAAGATGATGGATTTTGAGATAAAGTAG
- a CDS encoding AlkZ family DNA glycosylase: MTLTDITNIRLISQQIAATKFKTVKEIVGWMGAMQAQDYAMSKWAIGVRLPNSTDKEIEHAADNGDIIRTHLLRPTWHFVSAEDIYWLLELTAPRISASLKSRHNELELTESLLKKSNTIIRRMLTGGNHLTREELISEISKANIPVDNNRASHLLMQAELDGIICSGAIKNKKQTYALINERVAKTNNLTREQALEKIARKYFNSHCPATLYDFVWWSGLPVSDARKALEMIKSDLVSEVIGSETYWFTNTFSLFQEDNNAYLLPAFDEFLISYKDRSASFQFVNQKKVVSENGIFRPVIIINGHVIGIWKRSIKKEKVIVETFFFQSQNKVVKSLVEKTALDYGYFLDKKAEVIHGVI, translated from the coding sequence ATGACTTTAACAGATATTACAAATATTCGATTAATTAGTCAACAAATTGCAGCAACAAAATTTAAAACTGTAAAGGAAATTGTTGGTTGGATGGGTGCAATGCAGGCACAGGACTATGCTATGTCAAAATGGGCAATAGGAGTAAGACTTCCAAATTCTACAGATAAAGAAATAGAACATGCTGCAGATAATGGTGATATTATCAGAACACATTTATTAAGACCCACCTGGCACTTTGTTTCTGCAGAAGACATTTATTGGTTGTTGGAACTTACAGCACCACGAATTAGTGCATCATTAAAATCCAGGCATAATGAGCTGGAGCTTACCGAATCATTATTAAAGAAATCTAACACAATTATAAGAAGAATGTTGACTGGTGGTAACCATTTAACAAGAGAAGAGTTAATTTCTGAAATATCAAAAGCAAATATTCCTGTAGATAACAATAGAGCATCACATTTGCTTATGCAGGCTGAATTAGATGGTATAATATGTAGTGGTGCTATAAAAAATAAAAAGCAGACTTATGCATTAATTAATGAAAGGGTTGCAAAAACAAATAATCTGACAAGGGAACAAGCTTTGGAAAAAATTGCAAGAAAGTATTTTAATAGTCATTGTCCTGCTACTTTATATGATTTCGTTTGGTGGTCGGGTTTGCCTGTCTCTGATGCAAGAAAAGCTTTAGAGATGATAAAGTCAGATTTAGTTTCAGAAGTTATAGGGTCAGAAACATATTGGTTTACAAATACATTTTCTTTATTTCAAGAAGATAATAATGCTTATTTATTGCCTGCTTTTGATGAGTTTTTAATTAGCTACAAAGATAGAAGTGCTTCGTTTCAATTTGTTAATCAAAAGAAAGTAGTTTCAGAAAATGGAATTTTCAGACCTGTTATTATTATAAACGGACATGTTATAGGCATCTGGAAGCGCTCAATAAAGAAAGAAAAAGTAATTGTAGAAACATTCTTTTTCCAGTCACAGAACAAAGTTGTTAAGAGTTTGGTTGAAAAGACAGCCCTGGATTATGGCTATTTTCTGGATAAAAAAGCAGAAGTAATACATGGTGTTATTTAA
- a CDS encoding 3'-5' exonuclease translates to MELNLKRPMVIFDLETTGVNITTDRIVELTLIRIETNGKETEKTFLVNPSIPIPQFATDIHGISDEDVKDKPLFKEIAKTVASVFEGADIAGFNSNKFDIPLLAEEFLRAEVDFDMRNRKFVDVQVIFHKMEQRNLAAAYKFYCKKELVDAHSSKADTLATYEILKAQLDVYPDIPKTIPELSEFSSQNRTVDLAGQIIYNDKDVEVFNFGKYKGMAVEEVFVKDPGYYGWMLNSQFPLYTKKVLTEIKLRMKNK, encoded by the coding sequence ATGGAATTGAATTTAAAACGCCCAATGGTTATTTTTGATTTAGAAACCACTGGTGTAAATATAACAACAGATAGAATAGTTGAACTTACGCTTATTAGAATTGAAACAAATGGCAAAGAAACCGAAAAAACTTTTTTAGTCAACCCTTCAATACCAATTCCTCAGTTTGCTACTGATATTCACGGAATATCTGATGAGGACGTAAAGGATAAACCATTATTTAAAGAGATAGCTAAAACTGTGGCCTCTGTTTTTGAAGGTGCAGATATAGCCGGTTTTAATTCAAATAAATTCGATATCCCTTTGTTAGCTGAAGAGTTTCTTCGTGCTGAAGTGGATTTTGATATGCGTAACCGCAAATTTGTTGATGTGCAGGTTATTTTTCATAAAATGGAACAACGTAATCTGGCAGCAGCATATAAATTCTATTGCAAAAAAGAATTGGTTGATGCTCATAGTTCAAAAGCTGATACACTGGCAACCTATGAGATTTTAAAGGCTCAGCTTGATGTTTATCCGGATATTCCTAAAACTATTCCCGAACTTAGTGAGTTTTCATCGCAAAACAGAACTGTAGATTTAGCCGGACAAATAATATATAACGACAAAGATGTTGAGGTTTTTAATTTTGGAAAGTATAAGGGAATGGCAGTTGAAGAGGTTTTTGTTAAAGACCCCGGTTATTATGGCTGGATGTTAAATAGTCAGTTTCCGCTTTATACTAAAAAGGTTTTAACCGAGATTAAGTTAAGAATGAAAAATAAATAA